The window CATTCTTCCCATCCAGAAGAGCTGAAAAGATGAAGATCGTCGATTCATTGAAAAGCGTATAAAAAGGAGTTATCATGAAAAAAATAACTGCGATGTTGATCTTTATATTGATTTCAGGTTATCTGTTTGGACAAAATTTGTTCCTTACAGGCCTTGAAATTCTACAAAGAATCGATGAAAATGAGTTTTACAGAACGATTGAATACACAGGCACGATGACCATTCACATTAATGATGAGGTGAGAACGAAAAAGATGACGACTCAGGCAAAAACTGATGGTCACAAAGCGTTGGTCGAATTTAACAATCCAGAGGATTTCGGCACCAAATATTTGATGATGGATGATGAATTGTGGATTTATTTTCCAGGTGAAGAAGAGGTGGTTAAAATATCGGGACACATGCTTAAGGAAGGTATGATGGGCAGTGATTTTTCCTATGAAGATGCTCTTGAAGCAAGCAAGATCGCTGAGAAATACAATGTACAAATTGCGAGACAGGATACACTGAATGGTCATGTATGCTGGGTGCTGAAGCTCGATGCAAAGATAAAAGATGTGCCGTATTATTCTCGAGAAATGTGGGTCGATCAGGAACTCTACGTCCCATGGAAAGAAGAGATGTTTGCAAAATCAGGTCGGCTTCTGAAAGAGATGAATGTGTTGGAGATCAAACAGTTTGGGAATCGATATTTTCCTGTGAAGTCTGAGATGGTGAATAAACTGAGAAAGAACAGCAAAACGGTTTTCGAACTCGAGGATATTGCCTTTGATGTTGATCTACCTGATGATATGTTTAGCTTAAGATATTTAAAGCATTAGGGTCAGTTATGAAAAAATATGGATTCAAAATTTTATTACTTGTTATGCTAACATCAAGTCTCTTTGCTGATACTCAATCGGGTTTACAAATATGGGGTTCGAATTTTATCGATCTCAGTGGATATCACTACCTGAATAATGAAAAAGACTCTCTCAAGATCGGTGCAATGAATACGTTTCGGTTGAATTTCCAGAACAGGAACAAGCGTTATGCAAAGATCGTTGGTAATCTCGACCTGATCATACCTTTTGGTTATACAGCAGACCAATTTCAGGATTTGAACGATACGTCGAATACACTCTCAACACCATATTATCCGCTCTTTGTTTATGGGAATACGCCCGTTCTACTCGACATCAGGAAATTATACGTTTCTGTGTATTTGCCATTTGCTGATATCTCTCTTGGAAGGCAGATTATCAATTATGGAAAGGGAGTCGTTTTCTCTCCAATCGATATGTTCTCGACAGTCGATGTGACAAATATCAATTTTGAACGACACGGCAGCGATATAGCTGCGATAAAGATACCGTTTTCATTCCTTTCCGGGCTTGATCTGATAACTGAACTTCCAAGAAAAAATCATGAGTATTCGACAGCAGTTCGTGGCTATTTGAATACCATGGGATTTGATTTCGCACTCAATACGATTTATAAGCATAGAGCAGAAGAGTTGATTGCCGGACTGTCATTTAAGGGTGATGCTTTCTTTGGCGTGTATGGAGAACTCG of the Candidatus Cloacimonadota bacterium genome contains:
- a CDS encoding outer membrane lipoprotein-sorting protein, whose translation is MKKITAMLIFILISGYLFGQNLFLTGLEILQRIDENEFYRTIEYTGTMTIHINDEVRTKKMTTQAKTDGHKALVEFNNPEDFGTKYLMMDDELWIYFPGEEEVVKISGHMLKEGMMGSDFSYEDALEASKIAEKYNVQIARQDTLNGHVCWVLKLDAKIKDVPYYSREMWVDQELYVPWKEEMFAKSGRLLKEMNVLEIKQFGNRYFPVKSEMVNKLRKNSKTVFELEDIAFDVDLPDDMFSLRYLKH